The window AAATTACCTTCCGTTTTTTGCACCTTGTATTTTTGCGAAAGCAGGCTGGTAACCATATCTTTCGTAGTTGTTTTTCCATTGCTGCCTGTTATGCCTACCACTTTAACATCCAACTGTTTAAGATAGGCTCTTGCAAGCTCCTGGAGTGCAGCCAGGCAATCCTCGACAACCAAAAGAGGCAGCCCCTCTGGAGGATTCGGAACATCTTTTTGCCATAGAGCTGCAGCGGCACCTTGTTTAATAGCTGATTCAACATAGCGATGGCCGTCCACCTTTTCTCCCTTAAACGGAACAAACAAATTTCCGTTAGCGGCTTTACGCGAATCAATCGCAACACCAGTAATGACCGTTTCGTTAAAAAGAGACGTATCATTGGAAACTGGAATCATATCCGCAATTTCCTTAATCGTTTTAGAAATCATTTACGTACCTCCCATTGGAAAAAGGACATCGCCTAGGCGTGTCCCTTTCACTATATACATGCTAAAAAGTGTATTTAATCGTCTGCTTCTCGGCATGCCTTTCCAGCGCCAGATTCACAAGTTTTTCAATAAGCTCAGGGTATTCAATTCCTGTATGCTTCCATAGAAGAGGGAACATACTGAATGGCGTGAACCCCGGCATTGTATTTACTTCATTAATCAGGACTGTGCCATTCTCTGTCAGGAAGAAATCCGCCCGTACAAGCCCTGAGCAATCAAGCGCCTTGAACGCTTTGACAGCCATATCCTTCATCCTGCTGTATTTGTCATTGCCTAGTTCAGCAGGGATTATCAATGCTGTATTGCCGTCCTCATACTTGGCTTTGTAATCATAAAAGTCCTTTTTAGGTACAATTTCACCCGCAACCGAAACCTCCGGATTATCATTCCCAAGGACAGCTACTTCAATTTCCCTTGCTGTAACACCGACTTCAACAATTATCTTGCGATCAAATATGAACGCCTCTGCAAAGGCATTATCGAGTTCCACACGGTTTCTGCATTTGCTAATACCGACACTGGAACCGAGGTTAGCCGGCTTTACAAAACATGGGTACCCCAGCTTTTCCTCTACCTTTTCATATGCGGCTTCTCTACCGGTTTCCCATTCACTGCGGATGAATGAAGTATAATCAACCTGGCCTAGGCCTGCCTCTGCAAAAATATTTTTCATGATGACTTTATCCATACCCGCAGCCGACGCAAGCACCCCATTTCCGACATACGGAAGATTAAGCAGCTCAAGCAGCCCTTGAACGGTGCCATCTTCCCCATTCGGGCCATGCAATAGAGGGAAAATGACATCAAGGTTATTTCCATCTGCTCCCTTAAAAATTGATGGGTCAAACTGGCTTGCTTCCTCTAGAGGTTTAAATTCAAGCTCTTCGATTGATTCGACCGGGCCCAGCAATTGTTCACCCTTTACCCAATTCCCATCTACGGTTATGTAGATGGGGTAAATGTCGAATTTCTCAATATCAAGTGCTTTGATGACAGCCAGTGCGGTTTGCATTGACACTTTATGTTCTGCGGATTTCCCGCCGTATAACAAGCCAAGTTTGGTCTTCATTTTGTTACCTCCAATTTATTTTCATACTCATTTTACATAAGTAAGAGCGGGATAGAAATAATTAACCTCATTTTAGTTTATTAAGAAGGTTCATAGGCGGAACCACTAATTAGAGAAATCTCCAACCCTAAAATACCCTTCGGTAAAAGTTACGGCCCCTTATTTCCAGCCAAGCACTATGTATGAACCCGCAGTAACTTTTTATTACCCTGAAAAGCTCGCGGTCAAATAACAAACAGTTTCCAGTCTTTTAGTTTCTTATCAAACACCAACTTGGCATGGCACTGTTTTCGGACCGTTCTTGTGTAAGCCTCGTACATATCATCCATATTTGCAAAATCCCCTACCATCCAGATAGGGATTTCAATTCTCCCTTTTTGGGAATCTGCATCCTTAACAGATATACAAATTCCTTCCTTCATAAATGGTACTAGTGATAAGAGGAGATCCTTGTTTAAAATGGGATAAAGCCGTTTCTTTTTTAAACCGAAAAATGTTTTTTCAAATTTCAAATCACCCATTTTTAATGGGATGACATAGCTGAGCATCGAAAAGAAGTCCATCATGCTGCGATAATATATTTTATTAGACCAGCCATCGTCGCGGGACAAATATACAAACCTGTTCCCGAGCTGATTATAAAATGGCAGTTTTAGATGGTGCATTGCATGGCCTAGATATAACAATTCGGCTATCTCCTGGCCACTCAATTCATTTAGGACCGCTTCCTCGGAAAAATCAATCCAGCAGAAATCCCCATACCCATTCACATCTTCTTTCGATAACTTTCCGATTTTTTCCTTCGTGATATATTCAAACCGTGTATGGCGATTGAATTCTCCATCCTCAAATTGATGTTTCAATAAGAGAAGATGATTTGGAAAGCCTGAAAAAGCGGCCATGAATTCCCGGAATTCAATGCCACAGGACAATACATATTGGGAAGCCTGGTTTAAATGAACATAAATAAGATCACGTACGTCCTGATTTTGCTTTTTCATGGCAAACCCTCCATTCTTTCTTCATTAAAGTTCCCTTCCCATCATAACAAAAACCAGAAAAAAATTCGCTTTTCTATTCTTTTTTCTGCTTGTTTGCCTTTCTCGTTTTGTGGAATAATTTTATAAACTATATTAGAGGAAAGCTAATCAGCACAAATCTACAGTGTTCGTTATACTCTAATCCACAAATTTCGTTTTCAGCTTTATCTTTCATGTCTCTAACTTTTACATATATAGCGTACACTGCTATATATACGAACACCTTACAATTAAAGAATTGCATAAAAGTACCCTACACAAAAAAGTTATTCTCTTTTATTTCAAATTAACGGTTATTCTCATATAATGAACATGGCAACCGCCACAGGAAAGGAGTGTGGGCATATGATTCAAAACATGTCGAAAGACCAGATTACCCTTCTGGTTATTAAAGCCATCAAAGAAAACAAAAGAAAAGAATTCGAGTCAATTCTCGATGAGCTCCAGCCGTACGATGTGGCCAGGCTTTTTGAAGACTTTCCTGAAAAGCACAAGACCCGCTTCCTCCTATATCTGAATCCACACCTTCTTGCTGATTTGCTTGAAGAGCTTGATACTGAAGAACAGCATGATGTCCTTAACAGATTGGGGATTGAAAAAACAGGGAAAGTTCTTGATTTGATGGATAATGATGATCTTGCCTCCCTTC is drawn from Bacillus sp. FJAT-18017 and contains these coding sequences:
- a CDS encoding D-alanine--D-alanine ligase, whose translation is MKTKLGLLYGGKSAEHKVSMQTALAVIKALDIEKFDIYPIYITVDGNWVKGEQLLGPVESIEELEFKPLEEASQFDPSIFKGADGNNLDVIFPLLHGPNGEDGTVQGLLELLNLPYVGNGVLASAAGMDKVIMKNIFAEAGLGQVDYTSFIRSEWETGREAAYEKVEEKLGYPCFVKPANLGSSVGISKCRNRVELDNAFAEAFIFDRKIIVEVGVTAREIEVAVLGNDNPEVSVAGEIVPKKDFYDYKAKYEDGNTALIIPAELGNDKYSRMKDMAVKAFKALDCSGLVRADFFLTENGTVLINEVNTMPGFTPFSMFPLLWKHTGIEYPELIEKLVNLALERHAEKQTIKYTF